The genomic window GGAAAAAAACACAGGCAGAGGAGGAGAAATTCACCAATGTTGGAAACTGAATGTTACAAGAAAaatttcgactacatctatttgaAGGTTGAAAAACATCGGCCTTAAACCCTACACAAATCCCctaattttattactatattttCTTTAATACAAATTTGAGTCACATGATTCTAACCATTATTAAATGACAAGCCTCAAGTTAAACTCTAAGTGGTGGATGACACGGCATGAAGATGATTCTTTTGCACATAAAATTGATGCGGtggtaaaaaaaatcaataaaattataaactCGCTAAAATATTGCAACATCTTGCAAGTGCATGTTGCCAAGTaagaattaaaatgaaataaatctgCATGGGAGTACTTTGAGGATCTAACTCAAAGGAAGAATTGAaccattaataataaaataattaaattaaagaaaataactaTCACTAgcaaattacctaattaaattaaatatttaacctGAAAAATTAACCAACTAATTAGCTAACAAGTATTTAGTGTTTGAGAGAAATATTCTAAAttaactaacaataataattgGTAAATTTTTTCAATAATGGAAATTAATAACTTATGTCTAATAAATATTCTTGATATAATAACTTGAATaatctcaaacttggtaacctaAGTTGAGATACATCTTTTAGGTTCTTAGCAATATCTAAATTGGTGAATATTTTATAGgtaatttttaagatttaaacCCTCACTACCATGAACTCCCTCTTAATCTGAGTTGGGTGTAAAACTTCCAGATTAAACCTTGATAGTTCTCAATCAAGGTTCAGTAATTCCAATAACTAGATCTTTAGGACCAGAGCTATAATATCCCTAGCATAATTAATTTGTCGTCACTCAAACTAGTAAATGATCACAGGTTACTAAGTTATAATCTAGTTATTAATCTTAAGTTAATTATATTCATCAAATTTCAATTAATCGAGTTAAAAATGAAGAGAGGAGAAACAAGGAGGACACATGCAACAATGAGGTAATGAGGAGGCAGTACCAGCCTTGCCATCACCACTTTCACCACATACCTCGACCCCGTCATGTCCAGCAAGGTTGATACACTTACAGCGACAGTTCACACTTTTTGCGATGGTGATGTGGTGCCTCGTATTACAGCTTTGGAGGAGAGCATGGCACATCTTATGGCTCGATATCGATGCCACCATCAGTCGAGTGATTTTTATTTTGGTACTTGGGATGTTCTTGTTGGGTTGGATTTGCTTTTAATGTTTGGTTGACTTTTAGATGTAGGTGTTTCTTGCATTATACCATTGGTGGATTTTTTAACTTCGCTACTTGGATGGATATTTTAGTATGTTTATGCTTTTTAGTCCTTTTAGCATGTTTATGTTTGTTATTTGTTTTTTCCATTTTCTATCATGCTTTGTCGTATATCTCCTTATGATTGACTTTGTAAAGTTTTCTCCTCCAAaactttgatttttcaaattactTTAAGTTGGTATCTTATGCTTTAAATTGACAATTCTTTTAAATATACCCAAAAGAGGACAAGTTGtatgttaaaaaaattgtaaCCTATAATCTTATACAATCGGCAAATTAATTTGTTTTCAACATTAAAACATTGCATATGGTTGAATTCAATCAACCAGAAAAATAGTTCTGGAAAGcaactttaaattaaatttgaatgtaattacttataattatatatttgggTACAACCATTATTATCCCTTGACAATCTGCTTGCTTTGGATTTAATGGAAGTGGAAAAGTCTATGGTACATTCATATCATGGCTTTTTAATTATATGGTAATGTAGTGTCGGTGAATATTTTCACGGTGTGCGAAAATCCTTGATGAGCTTCGGGAAGGTGAGGGTGGCTTTGATACTCTGGTGCCTCTTAGGCTTCGGTTTCGAAGTAAATTTCCTCTCCTCGCTATAACCATCGCCTTCTCAAATTTTCTGCTCAAAAGTAACTTCCTCATTAACCTGCCCTGCTCCCAACTGGAATCCCGTATTGATGATATCCATGTGTTGTTCACAGATTGTGAGCCTTCGATTtccaagaaataaagaaaaaattccGGTAAGAGGCAGTTGTAAAACGGTGTGCTTTGCATCTCAAATACAATACTGCTACTAGCATTTCTTTAGAAATTAGAAACAATACGTACCTGGAAAATTTTCTGCTGATGACGACATGGAAGGGATGCTGATGTGAAGCATTAACAGGAAGAAAATTCCTACAAGGACATACATCAATCTCACCATAGCAACGTAGTTGAATTGCCACTGTCATGCACGAATCGCCTGGTTTTTGAACAAGTTGCTGCTATACCATGAGTTGACATTTATGCCAAGCTCCTAGCTGGATTATTTAAAGAAGCGAATGTACAACAAGTTTCTTCTCTTTAGCTGCGAATTTTGCGAACGCTGACTTTGGAGTTatttatattttgggttttaaatattCATCATTGATATTGATTGCAAtagtattcattttttttttaaatgtactaAATTACAAAGTGATTGAAAATACCACAATTTAATTtatgattatgttttaattatttggaaaattttggcaACTTGCAGGTGATCCAATTGAAATTCTATGGGTTAGTAAAGACAGAGACAGACAGTCTGCATTTTGCATCAAATTATGTCTGAAACCTCAAACCTCTACGGCTGTCtatataaaaaaacttgaaatcttTATTTTTTCAGTAACTAAGAGGTTGATTTGAATTTCATTCGGATCAGgtttataagaaatcaataagatGATGCATTGCTTTTTGCATTGAAAACTAAAACACAACATGAGTTGATTGAAAGGCCAACTGAAAGCTATTGGTTCTTCACCATTGTGCCGACCTTTCAATTAATATTTACTGGGGAGGGGGGTTGGCTACACTATCAATCTATTCCATCGGCCCAATGCCTCTATATAAACAATAACAACTTAAAAACATTATCCATAATCATTTTGTTCTTCTCATCTAGAGTaagataatgataaaaaaaattatatgatttaagttttagaattttttcatgaTTTGTATGGGACGGTgattaatttttttgtcaaacaCCTACTTGACACAGGTTCAGGCCTTGTCACCCATCTCAGTATCATATAaaagatttcttgaaaattttctaCTATTCAAGGAGAAATTTTTAGGTGAGAGAATGTTACTGAATCCAAAATCAAGGCATGTTAAAGgcttaaaaaatattaacaatgATATTTAAGGATTATTGAGGAGAGGTCAAACTCTTTATtgggaaaaattttcaaagtgttaTTTGTTAGGTGTCGGCAGACGCCTCAACGATGGAAGTATGTGTTCAGGGAGTTTGTGCTCATTTTTATCCCCGAATTTTGTCTCCTAACTTCGCAGAAAGTCTTCAGTGGGTCCACGGGAGGGGAGCGCCTCGCCCACCAAGGAAATGTGAGCATTTAGCCTTGGTGGGATTCAAACTCATGCCTTTATATGACATTAGTCGATAAGAATGGTACCACTTAAGCTCACCTTTCCTTGGTGGGCGAGGCACTCCCACTCCGTGAACCTGACAAGAGCTCTCCGCGAAGTTGGGAGATAGAAGTCAGGGATAAAACCAAGCATAAACGCCCCTGAGACAATACCTCCATCGTTAGACTTCTCCCAAGAGAGAGTCTGACCTCCCCTTAACACATATCATTACATCTTAATACTTGTTAATGCATTAAAAAATCAACCAATTGAgtcataaaattttatatattactcttttatttttagtaaagaaaattTTTAGTACTAGTATCAATAAAAGTACCTTTGAGGTCCTTGTATTATGAGTCATATTGCATTTTAccccctttactcaaaaaataggcaAAGTAATCCCTGTtggttagatcaaagagcaaattagtcatttctgttaaaaatttcttcCATTTCTACTACTAAAAACTAGCGTGACTGACAGAATAACCGTACAATTATTCGTTTCATGGAGTGCCATGCATGCCTCATTTTGACATACAAAGACCAATTTTTAATATAAGAAGTGAATAAATTTTGTAACAAAATGACCTGCTTGCTCTTTGATCCAACGTATAAtaattaatttgctcatttttttaataaatggggCAAAATACAATTCGACTACTAATACAAAAACTTCTGTAATACTTTTACCATTATTATCCAAACAAATGTGAATGTATTGTCaaatctttttaaataattttattatcttcggggtgaaattttttttttaaattcatattttacgAAAGAATTCGAATTCAATTACAATAATAAACtatccttaaaagaaattttagcaaaattcaaaattttaaaagccTACTTTGCTAATAAATTCAAATGATTTAATTGTAATCTAAACCTTCATAACTAAGCTTTACTTAAAACATTTTTGTTTgaatcttttcctttctttggaTGAGGCTTTATCTTCCAGCTAATGAAAGGCAAAGAAAAAGCCTTCTTTTGAGAAAGCCTCTAAA from Gossypium hirsutum isolate 1008001.06 chromosome D12, Gossypium_hirsutum_v2.1, whole genome shotgun sequence includes these protein-coding regions:
- the LOC107947572 gene encoding uncharacterized protein, giving the protein MVRLMYVLVGIFFLLMLHISIPSMSSSAENFPGSQSVNNTWISSIRDSSWEQGRLMRKLLLSRKFEKAMVIARRGNLLRNRSLRGTRVSKPPSPSRSSSRIFAHRENIHRHYITI